Genomic window (Streptomyces sp. NBC_01431):
GCAGGGCCAAGGGCTTCGACGCGGTCGAGCCGGACAACATGGACGGTTACGCCAACGACACCGGCTTCCCGCTCAAGGCCGCCGACCAGCTCAAGTACAACGAGCTCATCGCCAAGCTGGCCCACGACCGCGGTCTGGCGGTCGGCCTGAAGAACGACCTCGACCAGATCCCGCGGCTGCTCGCCCACTTCGACTTCGCGGTCAACGAGCAGTGCGCCCAGTACGGCGAGTGCGACAAGCTCACGCCGTTCGTGCGGGCAGGCAAGGCCGTCTTCCACGTCGAGTACGAACTTCCGCCGGCCCGCTTCTGCGCCGAGTCCAAGCAGCTGGGGTTCAGCTCGATGGAGAAGAAGTACGACTTGAAGGAGTGGCGCCAGGCCTGCTGAAAGCCGTCTCTCAGGCCCGCAGGCTCTCAGCCGAGGCCGAGGGCGAGCGCGACCAGTGTCACCGTGGCCGCGGTCTCCGCGACCGCCCCGAACACATCGCCCGTCACCCCGCCGAACCGGCGCACGCAGCGCCGCAGCAGCACCTGCGCGACGGCGAGCCCGGCCGGCACAGCGATCGCGCAGTGCAGCGCCGACCGGGGTCCAAGGAGCAGGCCGGAGGCCGCCGCCGCCGCGGTGACCAGCGCGGCCACCGTGAACGCGCGCCGCGCCGCCACCGTGCCCGCCACCACCGCACCGAGCCCGTCCGGGCGGGCCGCCGGGATGCCGCGCCGGGAGGCGAGGGTGAGCGCGGTGCGGGCGGCCACGGCCGAGATGACGACGGCCCCGGCGCCCCGGGCCCAGCCGTCCTCGTACAGCCGCGACAGCGCGGCGGTCTGGGCCAGCAGGAAGAACAGCAGGGACACGACGCCGAAGGGGCCGATGTCGGAGCGCTTCATGATGCGCAGCGCGTCCTCGGCGGGCTTGGCGCTGCCCAGGCCGTCGGCGACGTCCGCCAGGCCGTCCAGATGCAGACCCCGGGTGAGCAGGGCGGGCGCCGCCGTGCTCACGACCGCCGCGAGCAGTGGCCCCGAACCCAGCACCCAGAACCCGGCGCCCGCGGCCGCCGCGCACAGCCCGACGGCGAGCCCGGCCAGCGGGGCGAGCGTCATCCCGGCGCGGGCGGTCGCGCGGTCCCAGCGCGTGATGCGGGCGGGGAAGACGGTGAGGGTGCCGAAGGCGAAACGTACGCCGTGCAGGGCCTTACTGGGGTTCACCCGGCGCAGGGTATCCCGAGCGGACCGGCCCTCAGCGGCGGTAAATTGCGCATATCAGCGCAAACAGGAGCGGGTGGGATGGGTCACTGGTTCTACCGCAACATCACCGAGCCGGGCAAACTCCCCATGCTGCTCGCCCTGGCCGCCTTCGTCCTGACGTTCGTGATCACCCGCTCGATCACCCGGCTGATCCGGGCCGGGCGCGGACCCTTCCGTAACATCCGGCCCGGCGGGCTGCACATTCACCACGTGGTGCCCGGGGTCGTCCTCACCATGATCGGCGGTTTCGGGGCGGTCGGCAGCGGACGGCACGGGATCGCGGCGTCCTTGTTCGCCGTGGTGTTCGGGACGGGCGCCGGCCTGGTCCTGGACGAGTTCGCGCTGATCCTGCACCTGGACGACGTGTACTGGAGCGAGAACGGGCGCAAGAGCGTCGAGGTCGTGGTGATGGCCGCTGCCCTGATGATGCTCGTGCTCGCCGGATTCTCACCGCTCGGCGTCAACGACGTGAGCGCCGGTGAACGCCAGGACCGGGCGTCCTTCATCGCCACGCTCGCGGTCAACTTCTGCTTCGTGCTGATCGCGCTGGTCAAGGGCAAGGTGCGGCTCGCGATGATCGGTACGTTCGTACCGTTCGTGGCGCTGTTCGGC
Coding sequences:
- a CDS encoding adenosylcobinamide-GDP ribazoletransferase translates to MRRVNPSKALHGVRFAFGTLTVFPARITRWDRATARAGMTLAPLAGLAVGLCAAAAGAGFWVLGSGPLLAAVVSTAAPALLTRGLHLDGLADVADGLGSAKPAEDALRIMKRSDIGPFGVVSLLFFLLAQTAALSRLYEDGWARGAGAVVISAVAARTALTLASRRGIPAARPDGLGAVVAGTVAARRAFTVAALVTAAAAASGLLLGPRSALHCAIAVPAGLAVAQVLLRRCVRRFGGVTGDVFGAVAETAATVTLVALALGLG